ctttcatcattatttaaaagGGATATTGTGTATTCTATACCTCAGAGGTCAACAACAGATGATTTTAGTTTCTCGTTAAAGATACCTGGAAGAGttacttcatattttttgtgaattatacatatttttattacttatttctGATGGTGTTTGGAATAGATAatttagtatgtatttatttatcaaaatatatatttctttacCTTTGAGATGTAGAAAAGTGCTAACTACAAAAACTACACTTTTAGAGCCAAAAACTATTGTCGATTTAGTTAAATGAAAGCAAACTTTACCCAATTGGACTCATGTACATACCCCCAACAACGTATTGGTGTCAAATGCGTAGCTGTCACTTCGTAGCAGGTCTCTTAGCGATTCAAGGTCTGTTTGCATCGCATCCAAATGGTCATCAATATCATTCCTGAAACATTTAAGATGAACaatcaacaaaaacattttaaaccaaatattCATAATACATTAAAGTTTAGTAGTGaagtttaatacatatttttactgTGGATTTGCTTAAATAGTTAGAAAGTGTCTTAACACTACTTGAATTAGTACAGTGCTTTATGATCGAAAATTACAAATagctataaaaatgtatactctATATACGTATATTAAAGTAGCCCTTAAAaaagtatacatttttacaCCAAACCATACAACAAAAGCTGAATATGCACAACTAAccaaaatgattaatttaattttaccagCAAAGCCTTTAAGTATTCCTTTTTGATCTTAGGTTACAAATAAGCAAATTGTATCAACATTTCCAACctattaaatacaaataatctCATAGTTAAGAATTTTGTACTTTGATGAAATGTACAAGTCCACGCCTGTAAACTTGGTAAGGCAAGgtaattattatcatattttcacatACTTGTTTGAATTTGTTCCAAAGAGGGAAGAATATTCCTCCCGATTTTTGCTGAGGTTATCTCTCCTATTCCTGAATATCGAAATCACATTCAAATTATACACATAAGAAGGAAACTCCACTCATAACAGCCAATACATTATGATTGGGAACAAACATTGATAGACCGAATAATTCAGGACTATGAAAATTAGATGGTCTGCAGTTAAATAGTGCATGAAAAAGTAATAGTAATATCAACATACCTTGTCTGGAACCTATTAGTATTGTTGTTGACAGTTGCTAGAGTCATATTGTTCCAATCAAAGTCATCCTGGAATTCCGTTTTAATATCAGCCAAATTCAAGGTGTTTTCAGTACTTTTGTTACCTTTCTTAGATTTCCTATTAGCTTTTAATGGTTCTCCTAGCCTTTCTACTTTAATATTGATACCACCAAGCATTTTATCTTTTGATGTTGATAGTAGGGACTCATCAACTAAATCTTGTAGTGCATTTTGCATGGTAAGGTCATCAGCAGCCGCTACTCCAGCATCGCTGACTGAATCATCACTGGCAAAGATTTCTGCTGGCAGTTTCAAGTCAGCTGATGGGTTTAGTGTGTTGTAGTTTCCTGATGATAGACTTTTGCCTGCAGATGTAACAGTACTCTTGTTTGCGGGATTGGTACGACCTTTCGTCTTAGTTGGCACGTGTCCCTCAACTTTTACAACGATTGGTGACGGTGAGCCCATCACATTGTTTACAACCTGATCTAATCCATTCTGGTCCATTGAAGAAGTTGCGAGTGGTGTTGGAGATGCTGATGTAATGATCGGCATGCTTTCTGGTGTCCTATTCATACCATTGGTACGTGCTACTGGATATACCAATCGGTTTGCACCTGGAACATTAAAATAAGTTATCAAGTAAAAACTGAGAAAAAAACTTAGGAATAAATAATTAGGAGGAAACTGGGTATATGTAATTACCTGTTTCAGCATCATCCCCATCTTCCATTGTGACATGGTATATGGAGGCAGAGGGGTCATTTGGGCTATGGCTAGTGGTAGCATTTGTCATGTTAGGTATATCCACTGTAATGAAATCGTTTCCAGGCATGGAGTCCTGAGTGTTTTCATTGTGCATGATATCATCATGTGCCAGCTCATGAATGGTAGGTCCATCCTCCTAGAATGTGAATATGATCAAAGTATTAGAAATGAATGAGGTATTAAAGCTACAAAGTAAACAATGCATAAATGGAGTGTAGAACTAACCAAATTATCCTCATTTAACTCATCCAATAAATTATCTCTGTCTAATTTCATGTTCTTTGATCTGCCAGGGTAAGATCCGTCTGTACCAGAATTGTGTGCTGCACTGTTGATCATCAATTGGTATGGTCTCTTTACTCCCACATTGTTTCCAGTTGCATTGGGTGGCCTAGTCGGTTGAACCAGTGACATAAGGAATTGAATAAGctgaaaaaatatgcaaaacatTGTTTATCATACACATAATATCTACACATAATTTTTGggtttattgttaatttttgggTATATTGTTACATAACATAATCATACGGACATTGTTAACAATTTGCTGTTGTTTTATGTGCTTCTGTCTCAGAATAGCAACTTCTCTCCACAAAGCTTCATTTTCCTGTTTCATGGCACTGAACTTGGCATCCAGACTCTCCTGCTTGCCTTTCATTTGTTTCACGTCAGACAGCACTTTGTTCATCAGCTCTGGTTTCAGAAGTACTTTCTCTCCGCTTTCATTGCTAGTTACTATTGACTTTGGGTTGGCAATCTTTCTTTTAATGTGTTCTAAAAGATATGCATGTCCTTTCATGAAGCAAGGGTGTGAGAATTCTATTTCATCCTTTTCATATCGTAAGCCACCATTTTCCACAGAAGTAATCTTATGAAATCCATACATATTCAACTGCCTAATGAAGCTTGCCATATTGTTATGTTTGTAATATAAAGGTAAGAGTTCCCTTGCAAAGTCTGCCTGGTTTTTTATGACAAATGTTTTCCCGCCCTGTAATTGAAAAACCAACACATACATTTATGGTACACTATAATATGATTCTTTGAAAGAGCTTACAAATAGGTACTCGATTTAATGTCCTGCTTACAACAGGTTAATAAAAGGTCTATTAGTTTATAAAACACTACAAACCAAACAGACATACACAGCCTGCATGTATTGTTGATAGTGTCATTCACTACCTAAACTTTCATTATTGCTGTCACAACTCTAACCAATCTATGGTTAGAGTCCAATTTCCAAGATCATTGCTGGTGATAAGTTTAGTAAAGGGCAGTGTACTGTCTCCTACTAATCAACTAtagcaaaatatttactttgaacTGGCTTAAAACTGTGAAATTCGACTAAATCTTTTAATCAATTTAACTAACTTACATTACTATCAAGGAAACCTAAAAACACTAGAGATATAACTTATTGTGTAACACTACTTTAGAattcattagttttttttttgttattgtccATATGCCAAGATTctttataatacatattgaagaacaagtaataaaaagatttaaaaacatttagtcAATACTAGTAAAAATGTAAGTACCCATATTATGgtcaaaacatatttaattggTCCAAATGCGTCGTTTGAGTGTTTTGtatatacctactattataCATAAATAGATAAACAATCAATAACAAGTGCATGCGAAACATATTGCTATCAGAAAGGCCCAAAATGTTTCCTCAGCtttaaatattaagtaggtGCCGCCTATCAATTCACGTCAGGGCCCAAGAGCATGGTAGAAAACGTGAcctgtaaactatttatttatttatcaagtttCACAGGCAGTCTGTCAACTTGCAACATTTTTAGGTTGTTTTCGTAATTACTTTCTATTGGGAAATCTCGCGATATCACTCCTCAGAGCCAAAGCAGATTTAActtaaacataaataacatatttttaagattcatacaaaattataaacactCACAGGGCTCCAGGAAATCAGATGATTGGTCTCTGTATCGTTGACCAGTTTCCATAATTTTCCTAGAAACGCAGGCACACTGGCCCCAATTTCTACTACTGAACGCATGGTAAACTCAACTAAATATTCAACACTGCTGTATAAAAACGACTATTTGAAGTCTTCTATCAATATTTTAcgcaaataatataataacactCAAGAATATGATTCTCAAATCgccattttaattattaacataCACTATCAAAATTTCTTTTCACACTGATGTAATTTGCAATAATAACTACACTGTATCTATGCAGTCAACTCACACTAACACAGATGTTTGCCAACATCATGAGGAACGAATGCGTTCAGTTTTAAGGAATAAAGTAAATTACCCCGACGGAAATAACCCTTTCCAATAGGTATATAGATATCTTATTGTTTTACAGCGTACTCTGTGTTATATCAAAAAagtaactgaaataaaaaatctgtataAAACCTATAGAATTTTACAGTCGTTTTTTTGTCTGTGTGTAGAAAATAACTTGTTAAATTGTGACGTGCCCGACAGCCGACAGTCGCCGTCACCCGTCACCTCAACCGAGCGGATTCGTGCGTGACGCCTGTGACGTATTATATCGGTTTGCTCTTCGGTCAATCAATGTTAATTTCCCTTCCAATTTGAGCACATTTCAATATTAAGCATAAGATACTCATAAGCTCTAGTGTACCCTggtgtaattaaatataattttggttCAGCATTAACGTGCAATCTATAGCAGCGAGATGGAGGTAAGTTGGCCGTAAACTATTATATACTAGTATTCGTTCATAATatgaaataaacttatttttaaattcaacaaaaatattctacTTATCTAGATTGAGATCCTGAACGCCGCTGGATCTAAGCCTTTGGGCAAGATTGTAATAAATGAAAGCACCACTGTAAAGAATGTGAAAGACAAGATCTATCAGACCGTCAAGCGATCATTGTACCCCGACCGGCAAGCTATTAAGTTAGAGGCTAAAGGAAAGACTTTAAGAGATGAAGAAAATCTAAGCGCATTAAACATTCAAGATGGATCTAAATTGTATGTTAAAGATTTAGGACCTCAAATATCCTGGAGAAACGTGTTTTTGGCTGAATATGCTGGACCATTAGTTATTTTCTTATGGGTCTATCAAAGACCCTGGGTTCTGTATGGAGTCACTACAACTGCCCCTGGGACAGTGGCAAGGTAACTTacttattttgtgtaattagtTTGAAGCAGACAATTCTATGAAAACTATTGAGCCTGTCTTTACCTAATGACCTCATTTACATGACTCGATCTGAACTAGTTCTTGTCCTATAACAGGTTAAGTCATCCAATATTGTACTTATTGGtttatatataattattgttCAATTCATCATGCACTATGGTATTTTATTACAGTGTAGCAACTGCATGCTGGTCCATGCACTATGGCAAGCGGCTGTTGGAGACCCTGTTTGTTCACCGTTTCTCCCATGGCACGATGCCACTGCGCAACTTGTTTAGGAACTGCGCTTACTATTGGCTGTTCACTGTGTATGTGGCTTACCATATCAACCATCCTCTCTACACGGCTCCTTGCAATACCTGCTTCTATGTTGGACTCACAGGATTTGTTGTAAGTATACAAGTCTATATTAAAACTTTTGATAatagttatttacttatttgcCCAAATTGGTTAAACAACCTTCAGAACTATTGACTTCTTATTGTTAATTGATGAGTGCTAGAACAACACAGCTAATAGTCCTAAAGGCacaaaaaattgttaaaaacaACTTGAGGTATGTTCATGATGAATGAAATAATGACTTCAATGTTGTTCAATAACAACTTTTcatataataatacataaataatacaagCCTAACAAGCATGGCAACAAGTAAAGAAAATTGAGCATGTTTCGTTAATATTAGAATCAGCATTAATACAGGTGAACAGAAGCTAGTAGCATACATTTCGTTTACTCATTGTAAATACAACAACCTCTGACCTTGTATAAGTGACAAAGTCCATTTTACCAATGATAAGACAAACTTGTGCATTTTTGTATGAAAGtatgcaaaataaatacatttctatTTAGGTAATGTAATACTAGTTTATTAAATAGCTGAGAAATActacaaaataaagttttcgTAACATGAAGCTAGAAAATCACATGACCTCTGTCAACAAGTTTTTAATCAAACATAATAATCACATCATGAGGTCATCCAAAactataagaaataaaacagaaaaacaaGATATTTATTCGACATATTTAACACACACTTTTTGTACTAGAAATGCAGCAAACATTCATGTTTATGCAATTAGCTGCAACTAGTATATCAACTAGTAATAATTGTGTAATTTATTGACTAGGACGGGACACTTCCATTACAAACTTGTTTGATAGTTAGTGTAATTGATATGAACTTTGATTACAGCTGTGTGAGTTGGGAAATCTGAGCATCCATATACTTCTGAAGAACTTGCGTCCTCCTGGCACCAAAGTGAGGCGCGTCCCTGTGCCCGATGGAAACCCCTTCTCTCTTCTCTTCAACTTTGTATCCTGTCCTAACTACACTTACGAGTTTGGCTCGTGGCTCTTCTTCACTATCATGACTAAATGCGCTCCAGGTGAGgagaattatttttcttatatattatttgtaaacatGCCTCCCATAGTTTTTAACGTTCTTTATGAAACTGCTCTAAAATACTGCAGAAATACTAAATACTGAAGGTCGtacttatttctaaaataatcgTAAGAACCACCAGCACATATCACGATTTAGTATtgtataaaaatttaaaagtcTAATGAATACGCGACACGTCATGAACTTTGTTTTCGTATACAATTTACTTGCCCATTACAAATGTTAATTCTTGATGTTATATTGACAAACCTTCAGTTTCAACACTATTTGTcggcatttatattttttgtgacgtcaAAATCTATTCAAGTTATTTCTCGTTAAGTAAATGTTAACTTTGTTTTCGTAGCTGGACTTTTTGCTGCGGCTGGTTTCTATCAGATGGCCGTGTGGGCTATCGGCAAACACCGCAACTACAAGAAGGAATTCGCCGACTACCCCAAGGGACGTAAAGCGATCTTGCCATTTATTCtataagcatttatttattttaatgtagtagCTATTGTATGTGCAATGCTATTAGACGAGGACTCATCAGTCACAAATATACTCCTACGTCTTACTTCTATGGTCGGGTATTAGATAGGTATAACTTGGGTGACGGCTTGTATGTATTGTATGAATGCGCTGGCattaagaaattaatttatattttttcaaatatatttacgtTATCGCATAgggtttatttagttttatattaaagaacttgtttttacattaaaatgcccAACGATAGACGACACTtacgtttaataaaaaacatttctatGAAAAGAAGTTGTCTTTTATATAGTTCTGTCCTAATAGCTGTTggataagtatataaaaatacacaaaactcAACATTTATAGTCAGATactttattaattgaaatataatattgagTAGTAGGTAAATAATCTATTCAAACATGTTCTAAGGTACATTAATATTGAGCATTAGCGTCGTATGCCCACGATGGTTCATCTCCCTTGCACCTCACTTTCACAAGCAAGCGTTCGTTTTCTTCCTTCAATGCCGTAATAACTTCCTCCTTTTCCTGAacagaaaatatcaaaatattaataaaacagaaCAACTTTTCAAGGGCCTTGTAAAGGGGCGTTGCAAGGAGATTGCAAGCTATCAAAAATCATCGTTCACGTTCCAAAACGATGTGCATGCTCCTGACCTTGCGTTAAGTATGTTCCGTCACTTCGTCCCTTAGGTTTACTTTACTACTTAGTACCACAAGCGGCTAATTTGTAATGAATAAAATGCTCAGGGCAAACTTGTTGGCTTGGCTGATATTTTTACCACAACATGAACTCAGAACTACTCTTTACATTTCCTGCTTATACTAAGCCCTTCTCTAAACCGCAGatgttaaaaagtatttatttaaaagatctTGCCTCAATTTTCTGCTTGAATTTCTCATCGAGTTTCTCCCTGTCTTCGGTAACGTGTTTGAGTTTGGCGCGCGCAGTGGCCGGAGGAATGTACCGAGCAGAGAGGCCCAGGATTGATTCCATTTGGAAGCATCTAGTACGAGTAGATTTCAACTCGGTACGCAGGTTGTTGATCTCCGTAAGCAGTGTGCAGTTTtcctaaaaaaaacataagaagGTTTTCAAAGTTGATGGTAATTTTAATCAAGAAGAAAATAGATTTCACCAAATCTTGTAATCCCTTTCAGTCAGATCAAATAATATCTTCCGTGTTACAGACAAACTCATCGACAACACCTATTTCTACTGccaagttatttatatttttctatcataCACTTTTTAGGGGACTCAAAAATCGAACGCAAATGCATTGTTATCATAAACTGATAAAGGTTTGGTCGATAAGTTAAATCCGCACAAATGTATAATGTAGCACATATTTACGTCCATAATTTTGCCGATATCGCTCTTGGAGCCGCCGAGGGCTTTGTTGAGCTGGTACTTGAGGCCTGCCACCTGCTTCTCCAAGTGATCTCTCTGACGATTGAACTCCCGAACTGCTTCGTCGTCCGCTATGCGACTCCGGACAAAATCGATGTCTTCCACGTATTTGTGAAATAGAGTCTGCGTGAAAAATAGCCCCTTATAGTACCTACGCTACCAGTGTATCAATGCACTAGAATCTAGAGCATTGTTTGAATTGAAAATGTGATGCTAGTAAAATGAATCTTAACAAGACTTTTTGCTTTGTCCTTCCTGAACATGTTTAAACTGCATTAGGTATAGTACCTACTTGTACAGTTCCTAAATATATAACTTACGACATAAATCAGACATCCGTATTTGCGAATGATATAATAGTCTGCATTGCGCTGCATAGGTAAATACTTACTTTCACTGCTAACTTTAACTTCATAGGATCTTGGAACTCGGCAGTCATGTTGTGGAGAtcgattttaattttctttaatgtatttttcaatGTTAAGTTCCTATCCGCTTCAGCCAAGAAGTCTTTTTTAGCCGAACTTAACTTTTCATTAAGTTGCTGTATTTTAAGTTCTggaataaaattaatcattGGTTTACTTCAGTGAAAGTGAAATATGTACTGCAAATCAACAATTACATTTTCTATCTAAGTTTTATTGTCACACTACTTCAGAATTTAAACTAGTGCTTATGTAACTACCGCTTTATGCACAAAGCACATATTGCGTAACAAaagttaaacaaacaaataggtgtgaaaaatattacattactgTGACTACATAATGGTGGCTAAATATCTAATATCTTACATAGGcgaaaaaaattacaactgAATTTgatagcaatattattttaccaCGATACGCTTTTTTCTTTAGAAGACTTTCCAATGAAACTTCCAACTCAAGTATGCGAACTTTTTTCGCTTTAATTTCGCGTTCTAACGGGTCTatctgttataaaaaatataaggatTTTTAAGCAGCTGTAACTTctttcttattttgaaaatgggtGAAAATATCAAAAGCCTACTGTATGAAGGCAATTGGATTTTCTGGTTAAGTCATACCAAGTTCATGTTTCACATTCAATAGTTTTAACTCCTCGTTCTCCATATCATCAATTTGATGTGTTAACTCTCGGATTTGTCGTTCTTTAGGTTCTATCTACATTAATATGTCAAATGGGAAAATTATTAGACGATTAACACAGTATGGAGCAGGAAAGCCCCTGCACAGTTTGTCACTCACCTGATTCTTCAATTCAGTGATCTTGAAGTTCAATACAAACTTATACTTCTCAAGCTCTTGTTTCTTTCGTTTCAGTTCGTATATTCTCTTTTCTTTGTCCTGTATTGAACTGTCTCGTTCGCCAATTTCTTTCTTCAAGTCCGCAACGTCACGTTCAAGAGTTGAAATTACTTTTTGGAACTGTTTATGTTCGGCTGGAAATACCAAAATGCATCATAAATTTTCCTTGTATTCAGACCATTCACTGTTTGAGGATTGTTGCCTAAATACCTTTTAGTTGTGATATTTGATGTTTGAATTCGTCAATGTCTTTATGCGCACTAATCAATTTCTTTTTCATAAGCCCCGTTTCTCCTTTGAGACGCACATTAGAATCTTTTTCTTCCTTCAACTGAACTTCGTATGCTGTACGAATTTCAATAATTTCACGATCAGCATCTTCTTCGATAGATGTTTTAATTGTTTCGTGTTCTTTTTTCTCCATATCTGCTTGTTCTTGTAACTgcgtgataaaaatatttattatctctGTATCATCTACCTACTAATCGTGATTCATAGTAAGTGCCTATCCTGGCAAAAATAACTTCTGACGGACCTGCTTTTGTACGCATTTCAACTAAAACTCGAGTAAAcgtatttaaaattacacagCTATTTCAGTTTTGATATTCATGAGAATCGCATCATTGTCAGAAAACAAAAAATGGTTTTCCCCAAATACAAGAACTGTTGAGACACAGAAAAGTGTAACTCGTGGTTATCATATTCCATTGACCTTTGAACTCTATATTCACTTCTATACAATGACAAAGCAATACCTCTTGCAGCATAAGATCTTTTTCTTCCAACCTCGATTCAAACATGTTATTCATTTCCCTCAGGGCTTGTCGTTTGCTCTCTGCGAGTTCTTCTAGCCTTTGCTCATAATCTTTTCTCATTCTAGCCGTCTTGTCTTCAAGACTCTGCAGGTAAGTAggttcatataaataaaaacatatttgaatATTCAAATCAACATAATTCGTAAAGTGAATGGAATTTTACCTGGTATCTGTCGTACTCGCTAATCAGTCTAACATTGAAATCGGCTTCTAAGGCTTGCAACGTTCTCTCGTGGCCCGACCGCAACTTAGCTATATCTTGTTGAATCATTCCTATTTCGTGAGTGTGTTCATTTTCCATTTGCTGTCAGGGTGAAATATAAAGTTAATTGTTAACGAACATTTTGATAACTttctaaaaagttttaaattagttAAAAGCTACCTCGTTCTTTTCCTTGAGTTCCTCAATGGCAGCGCAATAGCCTTCATGAACCTCCTTCAATTTTTCTGCTTGTGTCGCCTCAGCTTGACGTAATTGATATGTGTGCTCTGTTTCAAGTTCACTCATTCGCGTACTCAATAACTAAACAAACAGGTTAATTCAATTAGTGGCTACCAAGAAGACTACCTAGAAAGTTAATAAAGGATTACAAAGAAATGTTTTCCTTGCTTGAAATGAATTCGCGATAAGTGGGCTTAATTCATTAACGACAATACCTACTGCgacctatttacatacaaaggCTTTGTCTGTGGCTCTTATGAATAAGCAAGCATCAAAATAATGAACTGCAATGCGAGACGTGCGTCATATTTATCAATTCAAATTGTTCTACCAAATTAATCTCCAATTCTATTCATTTAATAatagcatatttttataaacaggtAACAGAAACTTCCGAAATTTTACCaacatttatgttatttattttctcctgTAAATCCCTTTTGCTTATCAAAATTTCTTTGGAGTACGCGAAATCTTTATCCAATGCGATAGCTCTTCCATCAGCGTTCGTCAGCCTCCACAAACAAATGGAAGCATCCTCGGCCACAGAGACCAATGTTTGGTCGTCGTATGAAAGCGCAATACCAGTCACTCTTTTGTTGTGCATATGAAATTCGTTGAATATAGCTTTGTCTAACAACGGCAGCTGTATTGAGGTAATTCCTCCTGGTCCACCGCTAATAAATAGCATCAAGTCCGATCGAGAAAGTACGACCGTATCCAGAGGGGCGCCGATCAAGCTCAAATTTCTTCTAATGGTATTAGCACCAATTTCTTTGATTTCTCCATCGGATCCAACACCGTACACTGTTTTCCCAATGCTGAAAAGTATTtcgtttaattaataatatgtaattgcTGAGCAGTTCACTTCTAAGTGTCGCATTCCTCACCTATTTACAGCGCAAGCATTAAACTGGTtagttttcaaaataacttCTCCAACTCGTTGTCCAGTCACCATACTCCATTCATACACAGCGCCTTCAGTGCCGCACGATATCATTGTTAAGTCTTTTGCCGACCATGATAGACTGGTAATCTAAATAACAGAATAAGGAATTTGCTATAATTCCTCAAACACGTTACACTATCTACAAGTTAGTCTAAAAATCTAACCCTCCCATTATgtccttttaaattaaaaacattctgAAATGACACCGAAGAaaacacttgtatgacttgACCGTTGACTGCAGCAAACAAATGTCCATTGCTACTAAACTTGGCTTGCTTGCAATTCCTTATAGGAAACTCTCTCATGACTTCAAAGTCATCTATTAACACCACCATAAAACGAAGTTTATCCGAAAAGCCAACAATTGCAAACAGACCTGAAAACAATGCATTAACATTAGGCAAATGGAATATAGAATTATTTCATAAGCACAAAATACTCCCGATGACCACTTGTAAAATCGTTTATTGTGTCTTCACACATTCATCTACATTTTTCAATAGCTTACCGGTAGGGTGCAAGGAGACACAGTGGATTTCCTCCTGGTACAATTTGATCATCTCCACATCATCTGTCATGTAGTTCCAGATCCTTATGCTCTTGTCCTGTTCTCCCGCCGTCATGAATATTGGTTTCCAGGCACACATCGATAAGGAGTTTATACGACCATAATGCATCGCTGGACCCAGTTCGCTGAATGTTATCTCGGGgttctaaaatgttttaaagtagGGGAAAGGGGGGTAGCCCCGGCCGGTGGGTAGCCTCGGCCATAGTAAATGTTAGTATTTCGCGCGGCGTGATTTTGAAGTTCGTGTGATCTCCATGTGCGTTTAAGAGTAATTCGTCAAATGCAAACAGTTGAAGTCGATTGACCGCTGCGTTCGGGCGTGATAGAGTGAATTTCTTTTTCGT
Above is a window of Helicoverpa zea isolate HzStark_Cry1AcR chromosome 1, ilHelZeax1.1, whole genome shotgun sequence DNA encoding:
- the LOC124634769 gene encoding heat shock factor protein isoform X4 — encoded protein: MRSVVEIGASVPAFLGKLWKLVNDTETNHLISWSPGGKTFVIKNQADFARELLPLYYKHNNMASFIRQLNMYGFHKITSVENGGLRYEKDEIEFSHPCFMKGHAYLLEHIKRKIANPKSIVTSNESGEKVLLKPELMNKVLSDVKQMKGKQESLDAKFSAMKQENEALWREVAILRQKHIKQQQIVNNLIQFLMSLVQPTRPPNATGNNVGVKRPYQLMINSAAHNSGTDGSYPGRSKNMKLDRDNLLDELNEDNLEDGPTIHELAHDDIMHNENTQDSMPGNDFITVDIPNMTNATTSHSPNDPSASIYHVTMEDGDDAETGANRLVYPVARTNGMNRTPESMPIITSASPTPLATSSMDQNGLDQVVNNVMGSPSPIVVKVEGHVPTKTKGRTNPANKSTVTSAGKSLSSGNYNTLNPSADLKLPAEIFASDDSVSDAGVAAADDLTMQNALQDLVDESLLSTSKDKMLGGINIKVERLGEPLKANRKSKKGNKSTENTLNLADIKTEFQDDFDWNNMTLATVNNNTNRFQTRNRRDNLSKNREEYSSLFGTNSNKNDIDDHLDAMQTDLESLRDLLRSDSYAFDTNTLLGTPDARILPSMSLAIPSCQPTSNNYLFGSDDPFYGLPYNSMEDRAKSANNDTTKQYPMIDFDWLIGNSEASSTK
- the LOC124634769 gene encoding heat shock factor protein isoform X6, whose amino-acid sequence is MRSVVEIGASVPAFLGKLWKLVNDTETNHLISWSPGGKTFVIKNQADFARELLPLYYKHNNMASFIRQLNMYGFHKITSVENGGLRYEKDEIEFSHPCFMKGHAYLLEHIKRKIANPKSIVTSNESGEKVLLKPELMNKVLSDVKQMKGKQESLDAKFSAMKQENEALWREVAILRQKHIKQQQIVNNLIQFLMSLVQPTRPPNATGNNVGVKRPYQLMINSAAHNSGTDGSYPGRSKNMKLDRDNLLDELNEDNLEDGPTIHELAHDDIMHNENTQDSMPGNDFITVDIPNMTNATTSHSPNDPSASIYHVTMEDGDDAETGANRLVYPVARTNGMNRTPESMPIITSASPTPLATSSMDQNGLDQVVNNVMGSPSPIVVKVEGHVPTKTKGRTNPANKSTVTSAGKSLSSGNYNTLNPSADLKLPAEIFASDDSVSDAGVAAADDLTMQNALQDLVDESLLSTSKDKMLGGINIKVERLGEPLKANRKSKKGNKSTENTLNLADIKTEFQDDFDWNNMTLATVNNNTNRFQTRNRRDNLSKNREEYSSLFGTNSNKNDIDDHLDAMQTDLESLRDLLRSDSYAFDTNTLLGLFGSDDPFYGLPYNSMEDRAKSANNDTTKQYPMIDFDWLIGNSEASSTK